Genomic window (Culex pipiens pallens isolate TS chromosome 3, TS_CPP_V2, whole genome shotgun sequence):
aataatgtcaaatttgtttttgcatgaaacttcgatttttttccaaaaatcactttttttcaaaaattcataactcggcggcagattttttgaccatgtttctctatggctcaaaagttgcggatttttgtcccctaaatcatatcaaaaaatctcgaaaataaaaaatatgtattttgggaaattgagttttagtgaaaaaaaaaaaaaaaaaaaaaatccacctcAGTGAAAGTgttttggaagacgggaagggatgttactccacttttttaagatgATAAGGGAAAACCTCCACGGAATCCTCAAGCAAGTTTAATTGTTATAATTTAATTAcggtttataattttttataaagggaaacaatcggatgctgctgttgagacagtTCCCGGTTTATAATAAGTcgtatcatgttttttttaaaggattgaGGTATTATTTAGAGAGAATGTttctgttttattattttaaagattCTATTTGAAgttgttatattttttattctcaaggctaACAAAAAATGGATGGATTGGATGTGATATATGAATATGTTTGGAAATCTTTTCTACAACTACATTAAGAGGtggtatttatttgaaatttttgatggtCTTAAAAGTACattagattgcaaatttataATGAGACAAACCAAAAACCTAGTATCTCTTTTACTCAATTAGTATCATAAATTTAATTGTAAGTTACATcgtaaaaattttcaatgatcGAATgtagaaatttatttaaatatagcTTTGAAAAATGGGAAATTTACAGCCAACTTCCCCAGTCATTGAATGTAACAACGGAATCTCCCCATCTACTGAAATGAATTGGCCgatgcacgaagtgatttgtttacattttttcgaCTCTCCCCACAAACttcaaaccatacaaatttgctgccggatcttttccggaaaaagatccggcagcaatttgtatGGATTTGAAGTTTGCTGAGGCTGCCGAAAAGTTTGGTAGCTCACCTTGCAGCCAAGGCGTCAAACAAATGTTAAAGTATACCTCCAAACTAATCCTTCTTCTTGTCGGACTCCACCTTGATGCTGTCGTGCTTCAAGGAGGTGGTCTTCATCCGCTCCAGCACTTCGCTGTACGCCGGCGCCAGCGGCTTCTGCACCACATCCCGGTATTCGTACTCCTTCTCCGGGTTGAGCTGTCGTAACAGAAACTATTAGCAAACACAGATACGCTTAAAGTAATTTATTCTTACATTCAAACTGTACGACATGTCCGAATCGTATCCCCGCAGGTCTCCGCAAACGATGAACGGGATGATCGATCGGTTCACTTCGGATTCCGTCTCACCCGCAATCTTCATCACGTCGTCCTCCATCGGGTTGATCATCTGCGGGACGTAACCCTCTGGCGGTTTGTACTGCTGGCACACAACAAATGCCTCGATGCTGGAGTTGCGCGAGCTGGCCGGTTTCGCAATAGAGACCTTCTCGAAGAAGATTCGCAACTGCGAGTACAGCAGCGTCGTGTCGTGGCCGCGGAAGATCTTCGCTATGAACGTTCCGCCGATGGTCAGCACGTGGGTCGTGATGTTGAGGGCGGCCAGCAGCAGCTGCGACTGGATGTACTCGTCGATGTCGTGCAACCCCGTAACGTCCGGCGCCCCGTCGCAAATGACCAGCTGGGCGCGCTGATCATTGCCAAAGTGTTCGATGATGGCCTGGGCCGTGCTCAGCTTGGTGATGTCCCCCTGCAGTTGGGTCACACCCGGAAGCGGGGCCATAGCTTGCAAATCGACGGCGATAATCTTCACATCGTCCTTGTCCTTGTCACGGGATTCGTACAGCTTCTTCGACAGCACCTGGCTCCAGCTGCCCGGAGCGGCGCACAAATCAACGGCACGTGTAACCCCTGGTGGGAGGTaatacattttaatttaaaaacataaaaatctaatcaaaacaattttaccttcaaaaatattgaaattctcGTCCAGGTGGATCAACTTGAAGGCGCTCCTGGCACGCCAACCCTCCTCTTTGGCCATCCGGTAATAGATGTCTCGTTTGTCTTTGCTTGTTTTGcccatttttactcaaaatgacttccaaaaataaactcaaaatttaaaaaataaaaacactcaagCCTTGCTGGAATCGGCTCATGTATTTTGGGCTGCACAAACTTCTGAATCGAAATGACACGAGAatggaacaacaacaacaacagcacacgcaaaacggacattaggtataaattcctaatttttagtattttttgaacttatgttctagcttgtcaaattatacctaaaaattagtatttttttcttcctaaaatttaggatttttttagaacacTGAAGTACTTcttaaaaattcctaaattttagtattttttttagttctaaaATTGCGATTCACGTTTTGACaagtcaaaacaaaataatttcgtGGCTGTGAGTTGGTGTTCCGCAGTGCTGCTGAAAACTTAGGAACTTTGGCAAGGTAAGTTTTGTGCAGGAAGAAAAGTTTCTCTCCGGTTCTGCACGGAGAACGGAACCCGGAGCATCCTTGCCATGGCTCGCGTACTtgtggaagaggaggaggaggaggacggaacCTTCAACTCCCGGCGGAATTAAAAAAGCCGCCATTTCCCTCTCGTGCTCTGGAGGACGGATCTCGGGACGGATATTTGCGGAAGAGCTGGAAAGGGGACCCCAACCGTGTAGATTGTGCGACCATGGCGATTGTGTGAATGAAAAGTTGTATCGAGTTTGAGTTTGACGAaccaatttttatctttttgtgaTTTGGTTGGACGTTGcgggtgtgtgtatgtatgcgtTTGTGAAAgtgttcgtgtgtgtgtgtgtgtgtgtgtgtgtgtgtgtgtgtgtgtgtgtgtgtgtgtgtgtgtgtgtgtgtgtgtgtgtgtgctcgtgTGTGTATGAGAGACTGAAAGTGAATGGGTGGGGGTAGacgaagagaaagagagaaataaagagaaagtgggagagagaagaggagagggagagaaaaagtgggaaagaagaaagaagaagagGGAATGAAAGAGAGCGAAAATGGGAAAGGGAGAGAGAAAGTAGAAAAGGGAGAGAAAGGGGGAGTTTGTGAGAGAAGGCTGGAGGGGAAGAGCGAAAGAAAATGTGGGAAAGAGATAGGATGAGGGTAGAGGAAGAGAGAGATAGAAagtaagagagagagaaagtgggAGTGAGAGGGGCAAAGATGAAGAAAGAGAGAGATAAGAGATATAGTTGGAGAGAGAGtaggagagagagagatagtaggagagggagagatagtaggagagggagagagatagtaggagaaggagagagagtaggagaggtagagagAAGGTGGGAAAGAGAGAGGTGAGAAAATATGGGAGAGAAAGAAAGGGAGAGAGGGtaggagagaaagagaaaaagttgAATTGAGAGGAAGGGAAGAGAGAGATAGCAGGGAACAGGAAGAGCGAGAAAATAGAAAGAGAggggagagagagaaaatttaaaaaatctctaattccaaacattttaaaactccaaaaaatcttatattctacaattccaaatatttaaagattaaaatgttgaagttgtacacatattaaaatattaaaataataaaagatatttaaattaaataaatattgaaatattaaagatatattatataatattatacaaaataataatattaaaatattcaaatcattaaatatttattttaggtACGTACATTTATGCAAAAGTTGTgttttatgtaaataaaaatattaatatcatttaaaattttgtttttcttctgcCTGCATAACTCTTGGAAAAtacctaatttaaaaattaaaatattgaaatattaaaacattaaaatattgaaatattaaaatattaaaatattaaaatattaaaatattaaaatattaaaatattaaaatattaaaatattaaaatattaaaatattaaaatattaaaatattaaaatattaaaatattaaaatattaaaatattaaaatattaaaatattaaaatattaaaatattaaaatattaaaatattaaaatattaaaatattaaaatattaaaatattaaaatattaaaatattaaaatattaaaatattaaaatattaaaatattaaaatattaaaatattaaaatattaaaatattaaaatattaaaatattaaaatattaaaatattaaaatattaaaatattaaaatattaaaatattaaaatattaaaatattaaaatattaaaatattaaaatattaaaatattaaaatattaaaatattaaaatattaaaatattaaaatattaaaatattaaaatattaaaatattaaaatattaaaatattaaaatattaaaatattaaaatattaaaatattaaaatattaaaatattaaaatattaaaatattaaaatattaaaatattaaaatattaaaatattaaaatattaaaatattaaaaatattaaaatattaaaatattaaaatattaaaatattaaaatattaaaatattaaaatattaaaatataaaaatataaaaatattaaaatattaaaatattaaaatattaaaatattaaaatattaaaatattaaaatattaaaatattaaaatattaaaatattaaaatattaaaatattaaaatattaaaatattaaaatattaaaatattaaaatattaaaatattaaaatattaaaatattaaaatattaaaatattaaaatattaaaatattaaaatattaaaatattaaaatattaaaatattaaaatattaaaatattaaaatattaaaatattaaaatattaaaatattaaaatattaaaatattaaaatattaaaatattaaaatattaaaatattaaaatattaaaatattaaaatattaaaatattaaaatattaaaatattaaaatattaaaatataaaaatattaaaatattaaaatataaaaatattaaaatattaaaatattaaaatattaaaatatcaaaatattaaaatattaaaatattaaaatattaaaatattaaaatattaaaatattaaaatattaaaatattaaaatattaaaatattaaaatattaaaatattaaaatattaaaatattaaaatattaaaatattaaaatataaaaatattaaaatattaaaatattaaaataataaaatattaaaatattaaaatattaaaatattaaaatattaaaatattaaaatattaaaatattaaaatattaaaatattaaaatattaaaatattaaaataataaaatattaaaatattaaaatattaaaatattaaaatattaaaatattaaaatattaaaatattaaaatattaaaatattaaaatattaaaatattaaaatattaaaatttaaagtattaaaatattaaaatattaaaatattaaaatattaaaatattaaaatattaaaatattaaaatattaaaatattaaaatattaaaatattaaaatattaaaatattaaaatattaaaatattaaaatattaaaatattaaaatattaaaatattaaaatattaaaatattaaaatattaaaatattaaaatattaaaatattaaaatattaaaatatttaaatattaaaatattaaaatattaaaatattaaaatattaaaatattaaaatattaaaatattaaaatattaaaatattaaaatattaaaatattaaaatattaaaatattaaaatattaaaatattaaaatattaaaatattcaaatattcaaatattcaaatattcaaatattcaaatattaaaatattaaaatattaaaatattaaaatattaaaatattaaaatattaaaatattaaaatattaaaatattaaaatattaaaatattaaaatattaaaatattaaaatataaaaatattaaaatattaaaatattaaaatattaaaatattaaaatattaaaatattaaaatattaaaatattaaaatattaaaatattaaaaatattaaaatattaaaatattaaaatattaaaatattaaaatattaaaatattaaaatattaaaatattaaaatattaaaatattaaaatattaaaatattaaaatattaaaatattaaaatattaaaatattaaaatattaaaatattaaaatattaaaatattaaaatattaaaatattaaaatattaaaatattaaaatattaaaatattaaaatattaaaatattaaaatattaaaatattaaaatctaaaaatattaaaatattaaaatattaaaatattaaaatattaaaatattaaaatataaaaatataaaaatattaaaatattaaaatattaaaatattaaaatattaaaatattaaaatattaaaatattaaaatattaaaatattaaaatattaaaatattaaaatattaaaatattaaaatattaaaatattaaaatattaaaatattaaaaatattaaaatattaaaatattaaaatattaaaatattaaaatattaaaatattaaaatattaaaatattaaaatattaaaatattaaaatattaaaatattaaaatattaaaatattaaaatattaaaatattaaaatattaaaatattaaaatattaaaatattaaaatattaaaatattaaaatattaaaatattaaaatattaaaaatattaaaatattaaaatattaaaatattaaaatattaaaatattaaaatattaaaatattaaaatattaaaatattaaaatattaaaatattaaaatattaaaatattaaaatattaaaatattaaaatattaaaatattaaaatattaaaatattaaaatattaaaatattaaaatattaaaatattaaaatattaaaatatgaaaatattaaaatattaaaatattaaaatattaaaatattaaaatattaaaatattaaaatattaaaatataaaaatattaaaatattaaaatattaaaatattaaaatattaaaatattaaaatattgaaatatcaaaatattaaaatattaaaatattaaaatattgacatattgaaatatttaaatattaaaatatcaaaatattaaaatattaaaatattaaaatattaaaatattaaaatattaaaatattaaaatattaaaatattaaaatattaaaatattaaaatatcaaaatattaaaatattaaaatattaaaatattaaaatattgacatattgaaatatttaaatattaaaatatcaaaatattaaaatattaaaatattaaaatattaaaatattaaaatattaaaatattaaaatattaaaatattaaaatattaaaatattaaaatattaaaatattaaaatattaaaatattaaaatattaaaatattaaaatattaaaatattaaaatattaaaatattaaaatattaaaatattaaaatattaaaatattaaaatattaaaatattaaaatattaaaatattaaaatattaaaatattaaaatattaaaatattaaaatattaaaatattaaaatattaaaatattaaaacattaaaatattaaaatattaaaatattaaaatattaaaatattaaaatattaaaatattaaaatattaaaatattaaaatattaaaatattaaaatattaaaatattataatattaaaatattaaaatattaaaatattaaaatattaaaatattaaaatataaaaatataaaaatattaaaatattaaaatattaaaatattaaaatattaaaatattaaaatattaaaatattaaaatattaaaatattaaaatattaaaatattaaaatattaaaatattaaaatattaaaatattaaaatattaaaatattaaaatattaaaaatattaaaatattaaaatattaaaatattaaaatattaaaatattaaaatattaaaatattaaaatattaaaatattaaaatattaaaatattaaaatattaaaatattaaaatattaaaatattaaaatattaaaatattaaaatattaaaatattaaaatattaaaatattaaaatattaaaatattaaaatactaaaatattaaaatattaaaatattaaaatattaaaatattaaaatattaaaatattaaaatattaaaatattaaaatattaaaatataaaaatattaaaatattaaaatattaaaatattaaaatattaaaatattaaaatattaaaatattaaaatattaaaatattaaaatattaaaatattaaaatattaaaatattaaaatattaaaatattaaaatattaaaatattaaaatattaaaatattaaaatatcaaaatattaaaatattaaaatattaaaatattaaaatattaaaatattaaaatattaaaatattaaaatattaaaatattaaaatattaaaatattaaaatattaaaatatcaaaatattaaaatattaaaataataaaatattaaaatattaaaatattaaaatattaaaatattaaaatattaaaatattaaaatattaaaatattaaaatattaaaatattaaaatattaaaatattaaaatattaaaatattaaaatattaaaatattaaaatattaaaatattaaaatattaaaatattaaaatattaaaatattaaaatattaaaatattaaaatattaaaatattaaaatattaaaatattaaaatataaaaatattaaaatattaaaatattaaaatattaaaatattaaaatattaaaatattaaaatattaaaatattaaaatattaaaatattaaaatattaaaatattaaaatattaaaatattaaaatattaaaatattaaaatattaaaatattaaaatattaaaatattaaaatattaaaatattaaaatattaaaatattaaaatattaaaatattaaaatattaaaatattaaaatattaaaatattaaaatattaaaatattaaaatattaaaatattaaaatattaaaatattaaaatattaaaatattaaaatattaaaatattaaaatattaaaatattcaaatattaaaatattcaaatattaaaatataaaaatataaaaatataaaaatattaaaatattaaaatattaaaatattaaaatattaaaatattaaaatattaaaatattaaaatattaaaatattaaaatattaaaatattaaaatattaaaatattaaaatattaaaatattaaaatattaaaatattaaaatattaaaatattaaaatattaaaatattaaaatattaaaatattaaaatattaaaatattaaaatattaaaatattaaaatattaaaatattaaaatattaaaatattaaaatattaaaatattaaaatattaaaatattaaaatattaaaatattaaaatattaaaatattaaaatattaaaatattaaaatattaaaatattaaaatattaaaatattaaaatattaaaatattaaaatataaaaatattaaaatattaaaatattaaaatattaaaatattaaaatattaaaatattaaaatattaaaatattaaaatattaaaatatcaaaatattaaaatattaaaatattaaaatattgacatattgaaatatttaaatattaaaatattaaaatattaaaatattaaaatattaaaatattaaaatattaaaatattaaaatattaaaatattaaaatatcaaaatattaaaatattaaaatattaaaatattaaaatattgaaatattaaaatatttaaatattaaaatattaaaatattaaaatattaaaatattaaaatattaaaatattaaaatattaaaatattaaaatattaaaatattaaaatattaaaatattaaaatattaaaatattaaaatattaaaatattaaaatattaaaatattaaaatattaaaatattaaaatattaaaatattaaaatattaaaatattaaaatattaaaatattaaaatattaaaatattaaaatattaaaatattaaaatattaaaatattcaaatattcaaatattaaaatattaaaatattcaaatataaaaatataaaaatattaaaatattaaaatattaaaatattaaaatattaaaatattaaaatattaaaatattaaaatattaaaatattaaaatattaaaatattaaaatattaaaatattaaaatattaaaatattaaaatattaaaatattaaaatattaaaatattaaaatattaaaatattaaaatattaaaatattaaaatattaaaatattaaaatattaaaatattaaaatattaaaatattaaaatatcaaaatattaaaatattaaaatattaaaatattaaaatattaaaatattaaaatattaaaatattaaaatattaaaatattaaaatattaaaatattaaaatatcaaaatattaaaatattaaaataataaaatattaaaatattaaaatattaaaatattaaaatattaaaatattaaaatattaaaatattaaaatattaaaatattaaaatattaaaatattaaaatattaaaatattaaaatattaaaatattaaaatattaaaatattaaaatattaaaatattaaaatattaaaatattaaaatattaaaatattaaaatactaaaatattaaaatattaaaatattaaaatattaaaatattaaaatattaaaatattaaaatattaaaatattaaaatattaaaatattaaaatattaaaatattaaaatattaaaatattaaaatatttaaatatttaaatattaaaatattaaaatattaaaatattaaaatattaaaatatttaaatatttaactattaaaaaattaaaacataaaaaaaccaaaatatttataaaaaagataaatttaatattaaaaatatagatgcattgaaaaaataaaatataatttaaattttaatattcatttttaggtgagaacatttatgaaatagttgtgtttgatataaataaaaat
Coding sequences:
- the LOC120420947 gene encoding putative tRNA (cytidine(32)/guanosine(34)-2'-O)-methyltransferase 1 codes for the protein MGKTSKDKRDIYYRMAKEEGWRARSAFKLIHLDENFNIFEGVTRAVDLCAAPGSWSQVLSKKLYESRDKDKDDVKIIAVDLQAMAPLPGVTQLQGDITKLSTAQAIIEHFGNDQRAQLVICDGAPDVTGLHDIDEYIQSQLLLAALNITTHVLTIGGTFIAKIFRGHDTTLLYSQLRIFFEKVSIAKPASSRNSSIEAFVVCQQYKPPEGYVPQMINPMEDDVMKIAGETESEVNRSIIPFIVCGDLRGYDSDMSYSLNLNPEKEYEYRDVVQKPLAPAYSEVLERMKTTSLKHDSIKVESDKKKD